Within the Emticicia oligotrophica DSM 17448 genome, the region TCAGAAAGATAGGTCAAACGGTAATCTAATGAGATTTTATATTTTTCTGTTTCATTGAAATTATTCCATTCTTCTGCCGTAAAGTTTGGTGTTTCATCATTACATGCTGCTTTTGCACCTTTTGAACCGCTTTTTCCAAAGATTTCATAAAGTGTTTCAATTGGTTCAGCTTTATCTGATTCTTTGTTATACCAAGAATTGAATAATTCCATGAAAATCCACTGTGTCCATTTGTAATATTTGGCGTCAGAGGTTCTTACTTCTCTACTCCAGTCATAACAAAACCCAATCTTCTTTAACTGGCTTATGTAAGTGGTAATATTATTTTCGGTGGTAATCGCAGGGTGTTGACCAGTTTGAATGGCATATTGCTCAGCAGGCAAACCAAATGAGTCAAAACCCATAGGATGAAGTACATTAAAGCCCTTCAAACGCTTATATCTTGAATAAATATCGGTAGCAATGTAGCCGAGTGGATGACCTACGTGTAAACCAGCTCCCGATGGATATGGGAACATATCCAAAACATAGTATTTAGGTTTTGTATGGTCAATTTCTACTTTGTAAGTTTGGTTTTCTTCCCAAACTTGCTGCCATTTTTTCTCAATTTCTCGATGGTTGAACTCCGACATTTTCTATTTCAGAATGAGTGAATACTTTAGTTTTTAATAAAATTCCCGCAAAATTACAAATTAATGCTGTAACGTTGTTATTTTGTGTCTATAAAATCAAGCTATTGACAACCTATGACTCGAAAATTTCTAACAACGCTTTTGATTATTTTTTTAATTGCCTCATTATCAGTTTTTTATTCGGTGATTAATAAAACTCCCTCTCCTTTAGTTTTGATGACTGATTTTGGGGTAAAAGATGGAGCAGTTGCAGCAATGAAGGGTGTAGCACTCAAATTAGCACCAAACTTAACTATACATGACCTTACCCATGAAATTCCAGCGTATAATGTTTGGGAAGGTGCATATCGTCTGCAACAAACCGCTCAATATTGGCCATTGGGAACTGTGTTCGTGTGCGTGGTGGACCCAGGAGTGGGAACTGAACGAAAATCAATTATTTTGAAAACCAAGGCAAATCATTATTATGTAGGGCCAGACAATGGTTTGTTTACTTTAGTTGCAGAAAGTGAAGGAATTGAAGAAATTAGAGAAATTTCGGCCGCCAATCGTTTACCTAATTCTCAAAATTCTTACACTTTTTTTGGTAGAGATGTTTTTGCATTTGCTGGGGCAAAATTGGCGTCCAAAGGAATTTCGTTTGATGAGGTTGGCGTTCAAATACCCAATGACAAACTGATAATGTTGGAATACCCTAAACCAAAATTTGAAAATGGTATAATTTCAGCGGGAATTCCAATTTTGGATATACAATATGGAAATGTTTGGACAAACATTGATGTAAAAAACATCGAAAAATTGAATCTAAAAGTTGGTGATAGGATTTTGGTAAAGATTTTTAATGAAAATAATCTCGTGTATGAAGGTGATATGCCTTATGCACATACATTTGGAGATGTCAAAGAAGGAGAGGTGCTGAGTTATATGAATAGTTTAATGAATCTTTCTTTTGGAATAAATATGGGCGATTTTTCTAAGAAATTTGGCGTAGGAAGCGGGAATAATTGGAAAGTTGAGATAAGAAAAAAATAAAGCAAAAAAGGAAGTCTTCGTTCTAAACGAAGACTTCTTTAAAATTTAAAATTAGGGTTGAATATATTTTATTACTTACTTTTGAAAAGTACTGTGCTCAAAAATCCAACTATAAAAATTGACATTGTACCAAAAACAATCGTTAGATAATGATGCAAACTACTAGCATATTGTTTGTTTGAATCTTCTGTAAATACCAATGGAGAAATGCTCATGTATAGTATGATAATTATTCCTACTATTACCCCCCAAATGGCACCTTTTCTCTCAATTTTTTCTACAAATGCTCCCAAAAGGAAAAGACCAAGCATACCTCCACTAAATACTGAGGCTAATTTCCACCATGCATCCAAGGCACTTTTTACATTAATCATAGCAATTCCAATCGTTATTCCGATGATACCCAATATCAATGAAACGATGTAAAGTATTTTAATTGAAGACTTTTCAGTAAAAATTTTGTTAGAAGAAAATCTTTGAAAGTAATCGTATAAAATTACGGTTGCAGAACTATTGATACTCGTTGAAATAGTGCTCATCCCTGCTGCAAAAATAGAAGCAATGAGTATTCCAGTAAAACCCGAAGGAAGTTTATTGGCAATAAAAAATGGAAAAACCTTATCGCTTGCTGAACCAATTTCTGAAGGTAATTCTGTGGGAAATACTTCATAATATGCAAAAAGGGATGTACCAATTAAAAAGAAAATCAATGAAACTGGCAAATACATCATTCCACCCCAGAATGCCGATTTCTTAGCCTCTTTCTCCGAACTTGAAGCAATGTATCGTTGAACATAATTTTGGTCGATTCCAAAATTTTGTAAATTGATGAAAATTCCATAAATAAATACCACCCAAAAAGTTGATTCAGTTAGGCTTATATCAAAACTTCCTAAGCTAAACTTTTGATGTTCGATGGCTATTTTAAAGGTTTGGGCTGGACCTTCAGGCATAGCAAACCATAAGAAAAGTAAACACAAAACAGCACCCCCAATGAGTACGATACCTTGAATTGCATCTGTCCACATGACAGCTTCAATTCCACCCAATAATGAGTAAATGGTTACAGTCAGTCCAGTAATGATGATAATTGTTATGATATCCCAACCAAACATAGCATTTACGGGTAAGGCAAGTAAGTATAAAATAGTACCAATACGCATGATTTGGGTAAGTAAATAGCACATCGAAACATATACTCGGGCCCATAATCCAAATTTAGTTTCTAAATATGCATAAGCAGAAGGACTATTTATTTTTCGATAAATCGGTACAAAATATTTGACAGCAATTACGGAGGCAATTGGCAGTGATAAGCTGAATACAAAAGCATTCCAATTTGAAGAAAAAGCCGTTGCAGGTAGTGCCAAAAAGCTAATGCTACTGACAAATGTTGCAAAAATCGACATTGTCACTACCCAACTTGGAAATTTACTATCACCGATAGTGAATTCTGAAACAGTTTTGTCTTTTTTGTAGAATGAACTACCGTATACGGTAATTCCACCCATATAAACAAAGAATACAATTAAATCAAGGAGTTTCAATTTTTTATAGGTTTAGGGTTGATAAATAAAATTTATAGGATAGGTTTAATTTCATACATTTCACACAAAACTTTAAAAGAATCCATCAGTGCATTAAATCTTATAAAATCTGCATTTGACGGTGTTTCAGTAGGAATTCTTGAATTTGTCTCAATTTTTAAGCCTCTTTTCTGTAAAAATAATTTAGCTGAATATGGATAAAAAGTATGAGTGACTCTATCCATCATGGTAAGTAAAGCGTGAAGTTTATTTAACTTTTCTGTTCTACCATTTGCAAAATATTCTTGCAACAAATATGTATAGGGTTCTGGATAAAAGTTGGCAGAAATTGGCGAAATACCTCTTCCACCAAAATCTAAAGAATCGAGAGCTGTTGGGGTATCAGCATTGTAAAATCCAAAATTTGAATTTTTTACGGCATATAGTTTTTTTTCAATCGAAACAGAATTACAACTGGTGTCTTTGTGGTAGATAAATCTGCCTGTAGAAGCCATCCATGCCAACATTGAGGTACTTAATAATCTTTTATAGGGAACTGGACATTCATAAACCCCCAAAGGCATATCGCCAGTTACATTCATAATTTCTTCAAGTCGAGTTTTTAATACATCCTCACTTTCATCTGGCATGACGAGCATACTCGTTATAATTATAACTGCTTGAATACCTGTATCGTAAATTTCTTTGATAAATTCTGCATTTGATTTTCCTCCAAACTGAAAAGTTCCTGTGGCAACAACGGGTACTTTTCCTCCACTAAATTTTACTACGTTTTGAGTTAATTGTAGCCTTTCTGCATTAGTTAGTTGATACATTTCACTTGAAAGACAATTAGCAAATAATCCATTTGAACCTGCTTCTACATAAAAGTTGGTAAGCGATTCTAAACCATTATAATCAATTTCATTGCTTTTGGTTAGAGGAGTAATCATGACAGGCCAAAGGCCTTTGGGTAATTGGTTCATAAGAGGTTTAATAGGGGTT harbors:
- a CDS encoding SAM hydrolase/SAM-dependent halogenase family protein, which codes for MTRKFLTTLLIIFLIASLSVFYSVINKTPSPLVLMTDFGVKDGAVAAMKGVALKLAPNLTIHDLTHEIPAYNVWEGAYRLQQTAQYWPLGTVFVCVVDPGVGTERKSIILKTKANHYYVGPDNGLFTLVAESEGIEEIREISAANRLPNSQNSYTFFGRDVFAFAGAKLASKGISFDEVGVQIPNDKLIMLEYPKPKFENGIISAGIPILDIQYGNVWTNIDVKNIEKLNLKVGDRILVKIFNENNLVYEGDMPYAHTFGDVKEGEVLSYMNSLMNLSFGINMGDFSKKFGVGSGNNWKVEIRKK
- a CDS encoding sodium:solute symporter — encoded protein: MGGITVYGSSFYKKDKTVSEFTIGDSKFPSWVVTMSIFATFVSSISFLALPATAFSSNWNAFVFSLSLPIASVIAVKYFVPIYRKINSPSAYAYLETKFGLWARVYVSMCYLLTQIMRIGTILYLLALPVNAMFGWDIITIIIITGLTVTIYSLLGGIEAVMWTDAIQGIVLIGGAVLCLLFLWFAMPEGPAQTFKIAIEHQKFSLGSFDISLTESTFWVVFIYGIFINLQNFGIDQNYVQRYIASSSEKEAKKSAFWGGMMYLPVSLIFFLIGTSLFAYYEVFPTELPSEIGSASDKVFPFFIANKLPSGFTGILIASIFAAGMSTISTSINSSATVILYDYFQRFSSNKIFTEKSSIKILYIVSLILGIIGITIGIAMINVKSALDAWWKLASVFSGGMLGLFLLGAFVEKIERKGAIWGVIVGIIIILYMSISPLVFTEDSNKQYASSLHHYLTIVFGTMSIFIVGFLSTVLFKSK
- a CDS encoding dihydrodipicolinate synthase family protein translates to MNQLPKGLWPVMITPLTKSNEIDYNGLESLTNFYVEAGSNGLFANCLSSEMYQLTNAERLQLTQNVVKFSGGKVPVVATGTFQFGGKSNAEFIKEIYDTGIQAVIIITSMLVMPDESEDVLKTRLEEIMNVTGDMPLGVYECPVPYKRLLSTSMLAWMASTGRFIYHKDTSCNSVSIEKKLYAVKNSNFGFYNADTPTALDSLDFGGRGISPISANFYPEPYTYLLQEYFANGRTEKLNKLHALLTMMDRVTHTFYPYSAKLFLQKRGLKIETNSRIPTETPSNADFIRFNALMDSFKVLCEMYEIKPIL